The genome window CTTGTTTCACACTCTTCGTGCCCGAATTGTCGGCATTCGTTGCTTGAGAAGCACACAACGACATCTTCAGCGGCGGCAGAGGAAGTTTCTTCAGAGAGATCTAATGGGGCCAGTCGGCAAGGTGATGTCGTCGTAGTTGTTGAAGGGACAGGTTGAATCATTGCCTCCATGTACTGTTCATCTTCTCATCTGAATCCATCACCTGTGTAGATTTTAGTATTTGAAAGTTCAATAGGAGTGTGTAAATTGGTATAGATTCTTACTTTATCAGTTGCAGGAATGAATCTGGTGTTTTTGGCTCCCCGTTTTCTTTTTCACATAGGATGTCATTCTCCCTTCACTGAAACATACAAGCAGAGAAGCAGCAGACAGCCACCATGGAAGATCAAAGTCCACAGAAAAATCACGAACTACCTCAGACTTATGATATGGATTTCTGCAGCTCTTATCCCAGTTATCCTAATTCACGGGGAATTTAGGAATTCACTTGAATTATGTTCGTCCGATCCAAATGTtgggatttttatcattttcgtttcaGATTCGAAGTAGAAGGAGTCGTACCTGCTCGGATGTTTCACTGATTTTCCATTCTGGTAAGGTTACGCgattttatactcaaaagtgAAATCCGAATATAGAACTTCAACTCCCGTTCAAGAACGGAGGATGTTCAGATCCAAATTTTCCAGAGCCGCTGAGAGATTGAGGACCCGACGAAACTTCTGCTCCGATTACGAAGAAGGTCCAGCCCAGTTGTGAACTTAAATGGGCAATCGCTTTCAATTGTGGGCTAAGCCCACAGACAAAAAGGCTCTATATAGGGGCCCATGAGTAATGTACAATGCCGGCCCAATGAGACTGAACAGTAAAAGGTGTGGGAAACTTGGGGAGCAATGGTGAGAAATTCTCCACGCGTACAGTCGAGCGTGGAGTGCTGTTCAGAACTAGAAAGATATTGTCAGTGGGTCCCATGTAAGCTTAAAATCGTGGTACTTGGGCGGTTGATCGTTCCCCAGCCGTGAATCCAACGGCAGTGATTAAAAGTCAAAGACCTGTATTGATAGGGTTGTTTGACCACCATGAGAACACATTTGTTTTAtagtaataacaaaatttctaaACTTTGACCAGTTGGTCCCTTCCAACGAGGTGTTTTTCCTTGAAAATCAGTGTGCGAGAGCTTGAATTTACGATTGCATCCTCAAGCACGaaaagaaaatgtcaaggatctcaattttttttattccaacTGTATTTTGGATGAACGCACATGATTTTATGAAGAATTTCAACGAAAATATCAAAGATCCAATATGTTTTATTCCAATCATCCCTTGGATGAACGTATATGATTTTGTGAGAAATTCTTAGTCCCACATATCCACGTGATTTATATGAAAATGTGTGTGTCTATACATTTGAGATAattgtgaaaaagaaaattgaattctATAAGATTGTTTGGCACtaagggtggcaaaaaatcgaTCGGACAGCAGCATgtgttataaaatatttatatatccggATCTTAACCTAGATTGGATTTCaaatgtacttaattgatcaaattcagattgatttaaatctggacaaataaatcggacaataatatAATCTGAGTTAAGGTCCAGACAAGTTTATCGAACAACTGTATTTGAATCCGAACCCAATttttaaattgaattttttttatgtttggacttatatttcgaacatataatttatataaaaatttaatttaatttaggttgaacaaattcaatcatcgaGACCACCGACCCAATAGAGTTTCGACATCCTTAGCACGAAACTCCCGATGATGGTAGTTCGGATAATAAAAGAAACTAGGGAGGGTAAAAATGGGGTTTGACCACAGCTGAATGGGGATCCCATACCTCTTTcagtatttttttctctctatttggTCATTTTTAATTGGTCCGCTGTAGACTTTTCTTTCACaagaatctctctctcttacgTCAATATTTCGataagcttcttcttcttcttttttttttaaaaaaatttatcccCTAAATTACTCGTcgagggtttttcttttttatatttcatCAACCAAGCCACGTACGTTTTTCTTCTTCGCCATTGTTGGAGACTCTTGATCCTTCACTACAGCCGCCTTTTCCTCCAGGTTTGATTTGCATTcgtaattctattttttttttcttttttagaacttatttatgtttattttatggtaAAGTAATTTGGGAAATTGAGGGTTGTCTAATCTAAAATTTGAAGTTCAATGAGGAAATCGTGGATGTGTTTGTGGCGTTGTTGTTGTGTTAAGAGCTTGATTGGTTTCGTTTTGTCTGCTGCTGGAAAATTTCACGGATGGGGATTTATTGGAGATAATCGATTGTTAGATAATTGTTTGGATCTGgttttgattggttttttttattttcgttACTATTTGTGTTGGTTGCGGACCGGTTTGGTGgctgattcttttttttttgatttatttaaaGGGCATCACTGGTTATGCATATAagttttgattggattttgatcCCAGTGGGGAATATTTTTCGTATTTGGAGTTTTAGGATCTTTGGGCATCCATGTTAGTCATAAAGTTTGaacctttttcattttttgatacCTCTCAATCATTCAAAGGTTGATTGGACAGAGTTCTGCTATTAAAGTTTTTTGGTATGACCACATAGTGGTTACTTGAAACTCTTGAGGCTCTACTTGGCAGTGAAATCAAATATTAATGATAATTACATTGACACAATCCCACAATTGAAGCGGGTCTTGCTAGCCCAGATGTTAGATTACTCTGGCTTCCTGGTGAATACATTGCTGCAACTTGATCTTTTTAATAACTTCATTAGTTTTTAGCAGGAGTTGAAGAGtatggcttcttttttttagcCCTCCTCCACAAGGAGTTTCCTGTTTTATGTATTTGGCATTAAGAAGGTTCTATGACCCGGTTAATGTTGAAGCTCCTGCTGATACGCATTCTTCCTAATTTTTCTAGGCAGCAACGAATAACCGCTCATCACAGAATTAAAGTTTGAGGAAGGATGGGTTGTTTCACAGCTTTGAGGAGTAAGAAAAAGAAGCATGATCGATCTGTTAGCATTAAACGAGTCAGTCCTAAAGAGCATTCACCAACTACATTGCCTGTCCCACAAGTCCCGACCCGGTCACTGCAGTCTGCACCCCCTAGTTTTAGGACTAGAGCGAAACCAGTTCAACCAGTTCATAGAGTTACCAACAATAGAGCCCGGGCATTATCAGCACCATCAACCCTTGATGCAGCTGAGCAAGATGCTCTTTCTTCAGCTGAATATGATGGACAAGAAGATTCAAAGAGCCGAGCTGGAATGGCAAAGGAACAACGCTCACAAAGTCCCCAACCTCTTCCTCTTCCCTCGCCTCAGGTTTCTGGTACACTGAAGGCTTCAGGAAGCTTTAAAGTAGGGAATTCGAGTGGCCCTCTCTTTGCTTCTGGACCTTTGCCCCTGCCTCCTTCTGGGGCGCTCAGAAATTTTTCATATGAAGAAGTTGCTTCTGCTTGCCATAATTTCTCTTCTGAACGATGCATGTCGGAAGGTCTTTCTTCGATAATGTATACGGCTTCATTTGGGGATGACCCTTCATGCTCAAAGAAGTTTGAAGCCACTGTTACTCGTCTTCATCCGTCCACTCAGGTACATCGTAACCCTCATTTGAATGTGGTAGATTGTTAAAGTTCTGATGAAGTTTCATTGTTTATCATTGTTCTGATGTATTTATGCCACAGTATCATATATTTGCAACTATAAACATTTTTACCTATTCTCTTTGTTTGCATTCAGGGTTTGAAGGAGTTCATAAATGAAGTGAACACTCTTGCGTCTTTGCAACATCCAAATCTATGTAAATTGCTTGGTTATCATGCACGTGAGGGTTCGGAACAAAGATTATTGGTTTATGAAAGGATCTTTCATGGAAGCTTGGACCGGCTTCTTTATGGGAGATCTGATGGCCCTCCCATTGATTGGAATACAAGAATGAAAATTGCATTGTGTGCTGCACAAGGTCTTACTTTCTTGCACGAGGAAGGCCCTTTCCAGGTGATTAGGGTTTAATGTATCATCCTTTGGGATAAAAATGTAAACTTGTGCATGTTACAAAGACGCAAGAGTGTTCACTGAGATAATATTGCGAACTTTTGTAATTTTCTATGTTCACTGAGATCATCCTTGCTCTTTTACAGGCGATGTACAATGAATTTTCTACTGCCAACGTACAGATTGACAAAGACTTTAGTGCAAAGCTTTCAGGATATGGCTGTGTTGGTCATATTCCTGAGACAGAGATTAACAGTTCAGTTGTAAGTTCTTTTACTGTGTATGGTGACATCATTTTCAAAGCTTGCTTACCCATATTTCTATTACCTTTAAACTGTGTTTTTGAGTGTAAACCTCAATTTCTTTGAATCTGTTTCGTTCACCAGTGTCGATTGGCTCTCATTTGATCTAATCTGTTACAGGTAGTGGCTAATCTCTCAGTGGAGACATTGGAGAGAGGCTTGCTTACTCCAAAGAGTAATGTATggagttttggaattgttctTCTTGAACTACTCACTGGGAGAAAAAATCTTGATAGTCGCCGTCCCAAGGAAGAGAGAAACTTAGTTAAGTGGAGCCGCCCTTTCCTGGCTGATGACTGTCGATTATCACTTATCATGGATCCTCAGCTGAAAGGCCGTTTCCCTCCCAAAGCAGCTCGAACGGTGGCTGACATTGCTCTAAGATGTCTTCAGAAGGACCCATTAGAAAGACCAACCATGAGAATTGTTGTAGAGAATCTCAAATCTATACAGGACGTGAAATATTCTTGTCGGTTTCCTCTTCAGGAGCCAGCTACAATTTCAGGAAAACAGATGTCAAGATCCCCGAGTCTTAATGGTATCATAAGCCCAGCTCCTAGGTTAAGCTCCTCACCGTCCCCTCCATCAGGAGCTCGAGCATCCTTTTATGCTGGAAAGCTACATGCTTTGCCCCCAGCTCTCCCACCGCGTGCTTGTTCCTCCACCCTTTCGTTGGAGGAACTTGAGAGGCAAGAGGCTCGGAAATCAGCATCATCGACTGTTCGAAGGGCTAGTGTTGAAggattttgattgtttttgtgcattcttcttcttttaggGGTTTTTGATTCTTCACAATTATATAGCAGATCAAAGTTTTCGATTTTTTGtgcattcttcttctttttggggGGTTTTGATTCTTCATACTTATATAGAATATAAAGATGAGTGGTTCTTACACCTTAGGCATCCCTCTAGAGGATTAGATGGAGGATGCTGTTCTTGTAGATAAAATGCAAGCCTAGTTTTGACTGGATTCAATTAGTTCACAACAATCCAGAGTCCCCGCCCTTTCGTTTAACCTTTTGGAGGAGAAATACTCAAAATGGGCTGAAGTACCTTGAGGTGGTAAACGGCCGCCGACCCGCGAGCCTGACATGGCCCATGAGCCAAAGTCAACAAGCAGTGCTAGGTTCAGCCCATATATCCCTCATGGGCTGGGCTGGGATATCTAGCCCAAGAGGCCCAACCCGGCCCATGAGACGGTGGTTTTCCAGGATGACTTGAAACGTCCTTTTCAACCAATTGAATATGTCAGTCTGGGAGCTAATTATGCAAAATGAATATGAATGCTCATAGGatattttgttacaaagtcaatgATTTGTATGATTTGTATAGGAGTGATTGTAGGATAATCAATGTTACAAAGTCAATGGACGTGATTGTAGGCGTGATTGTAGGAGTCAATCAATCACTTTATGTATAAAATAATACCACCTCTGTAATATAAAAAGGGTGAGATCAATCAATATATGTAACTAATCTTCTCTTGGATATTCCTGtcaagttggtatcggagccgtgTTGAAAAGAATACCAAAACCACCATTAAATCTGTTCACCACCACTATCGAAAATGGCCGAAAAGATTGAATCATCTGGATCAAAATCCCTTGAATTAGCTGGATCCAAATCCCCTCAAGTGATTGTCCAATCCGATGGTAATTTCAACATTGGAATTACTCTCACTGAATCGAATTACGATGTCTGGTCTCAATTGATAGAGATGCACATTGCCGAAAGAGAGAAACTCTCCTATATTCGTGGAAAAACCACAACCCCGAATGAATCTGATGATGGGTACGAGCGATGGTATGCAGATAATCAGAAGGTTAAGAGATGGCTATTGATGTCCATGTCTCCTGAAATCATGAAACGCTACATTCGTTTGCCTACTGCTCGCGAAATTTGGAGAGCTTTGTCTAAAGCTTTTTTTGATGGAACAGATGAGTTACAAGTTTTCTCCTTACACCAAAAGGCCTTCTCTGCTAAACAAAATGGTAGAGCACTTTCTTTGTATTATGGAGACTCAACTGAAATCTTTGGTGAGTTGGATCATCATGATAAGGTGATTATGGAAAGTGAGAAGGACATTGAATCTTATAGGAAATCTGTTCAGCGAAAAAGGGTACACATCTTTCTTGCCGGATTAGATGGTGAATATGACCAAATCCGTGGTGAAATTTTGAGGAAGGATCCTATTCCAGAATTAGAAGAATGTTATGCTTTAGTTCGTCGTGAATCACATCATCGTGCAACCATGAATGGAGAACCCAAAAATTCCGAAGCCTCTGCCATGGTGGCACGAAATCGACCGGATCGATCCCGGTCCAACCATCCAAAGGGCATCAGTGGTGCCGACAAGTCTAGCTACAAGTGCACTCATTGCGGAGCATCAGGTCACACCAAAAGCCGTTGCTATGAACTTGTGGGATATCCAGAATGGTGGGATCACACACGTGACTCAAGGAAGGTAAATCCTAAAAGAACTTCAGCCGCTGCACTAGTTGAAACACAACCAGATGATGACAAGAATGTTGATACAAAGGCCTCAGCTCTAATAGCAGCAGCAGGTAAAGATGGTAAGGTTTTAAATATTTCTGCATCTGTTTCTAATAGTACATGGATAATTGATTCTGGTGCTACAGATCATATGACATTTGATTCTGAACAAATCTCACCTTTCAAACCGTCCTCCCAAAAGTTTGTATCAACTGCCAATGGTACTCCTGCCCCCGTCATTGGGGAAGGATCTTTGTCTCTTACTGATTCCATGAATTTAGATTCTGTTCTAATAGTGCCGTCTTTGGATTACAATCTATTGTCAGTTGCACAAATAACCGCTGCCCTATTTTGTGTTGTGATTTTTTGGCCTAACTTCTGTGTTTTTAAGGATATCCGAACGAAGCAAACGATTGGTTGTGGTGTTAGGAGAGGGAAGCTATATTACTTGGATTTGGTGTCAACAAGTTCAGATAAGTTGCGTCACTCTTTGATAGTGGATAGCTCCGAGGACAAGAGAAAGAACTCTGATGTATGGTTATGGCATCGTCGTCTTGGGCATGCTTCCTTTGGTTACCTAAAGAAATTATTTCctagtttgttttcaaaacttgatATATCTAGTTTTCATTGTGATGTTTGTGAACTTGCAAAGAGCCATCGTGCCTCTTATCCATCAAGTTtcaataaaagttcaattcCGTTCATGATCATACACTCTGATGTTTGGGGTCCTTCCAAAGTTACTACCTTGGGTGGATCCCGTTGGTTTGTTACATTCATTGATGACTGCACCCGGATGACTTGGGTGTGCTTGATGAAAACCAAAGGTGAAGTGAATTTGCTATTCGAGAAatttcataaaatgattcataCACAGTATAATGCACAGGTCAAGGTTCTCCGTagtgataatggtggtgaatacaTGAGTTCTGAACTTCAACAATATTTAACAACTCACGGCATCGTTCATCAACGTACTTGTCCCCatacaccccaacaaaatggggtagctgAATGGAAGAACCGTCACTTGTTGGAGATTGTCCGTGCCTCATTAATTGAAGCCCATATGCCTTTGTCTTATTGGGGAGAAGCTCTCACCTCAGCAGCTTATTTGATTAATAGAGTACCTTCAAGCACTCTTGAATTTCGAACTCCATCAGAGACTCTTTTTGAAGCAGTTGAGGCACCAACTATGATCAACTTACCTCCAAATGTTTTTGACTGTATTGTTTTCATCCACCTACAACAACATCAGCGTAGCAAGTTGACACCTCGTGTTTTACGATGTGTATTTCTTGGTTATGCATCACAACAAAAGGGGTATCGATGTTATCACCCtccaactcaaaaaatgttTATTACACTGGATGTTCGATTCCATGAAGATTCTATGTATTTCTCATATGAGTCTGACCTTCAGGGGAAGTACAAAGAAGAAGTCCAGACGTTAAACTATAATATCCGCATGCAAAATGAGGAGGAATCTTCTATCATTGATAACCAAAAAGGTAGCTTGAATTTAGATGATAGCAAGGATGCAGCTACAGATAAGAGTAATAAGAATTTGGATACTAGTGGTATAAGTGAAAGTGGTACTAGTGGTAAACTTTTGGATATTACGGGTGAAAGTGGTACTACGGGTGACTCGGATATTAGTGGAAGTGGTGATACACTTTTGGACCAAAGCCATGATATGGACTCCCTCAAATCACCAGACCAATCTCTTGCTTCAGGTATTCCTAAGAACTTGTCTgaacaaccaaaaaaacaacTACCACTCCGTCACACAAGAGGTATTCCTAAACCCACATATGAACCTGAACTTTCTAGTGGAGTTAAATATCCCATGAGTCATTATGTGTCTATTCATCGTCTGTCAGAATCAAATCAAtcatttgtaaatcaattatCTACTGTATCTATTCCTAACAGTGTGCAGGAAGCCTTAGCCGATCCGAGGTGGAAATTCGCGATGAATGAGGAGATGAAATCattacagaaaaataaaacttgGGAACTTGTTGATCGTCCCCAAGGAAAAAAATTGGTTGGATGCCGATGGATTTATACTGTGAAGTATAAAGCAGATGGTACTATTGAACGTTTTAAGGCAAGATTAGTGGCAAAAGGATATACTCAAACCTATGGGATTGATTATACagaaacatttgcaccagtAGCCAAAATCAATACAGTCAGAGTCCTATTATCTCTCGCTGCAAATTTGGATTGGCCATTACAACAGTTTGATGTGAAAAACGCCTTTCTACATGGAGAGCTGactgaagaagtctatatggacTTCCCACCAGGATACATGATGCCAGAAGAACATAGTCAAAAGGTGTGCCGATTAAAGAAATCATTGTATGGGTTGAAGCAATCTCCAAGAGCATGGTTTGGAAGGTTCACTAAGTCTATGAGGAAGTTTGGTTATTGACGGAGCAATTCAGATCACACTCTATTCTTAAAGAGACAACAGGGTAAGATTACTGCACTGATcgtatatgtggatgatatggtaGTTACAGGAAATGATACTGAGGAAAGAAAGGCTCTGCAATATTACTTGTCCAAGGAGTTTGAAATGAAAGACCTTGGTcccttaaaatattttttggggatTGAAGTGTCTCTGTCTAACAACGGAATTTTTCTGTCACAAAGAAAATATGCCTTAGATCTACTACAGGAAACTGGTATGTCAGCATGCCAGCCGGCTGATACACCGATGGAAGAAAGATCAAAGTTATGCATTGAGCCTAATCAAGTACCTGTTGACAAAATGAGATATCAAAGACTTGTAGGAAGATTGATGTACTTAGCacattgttgggtctaaattaaccttactagcaagtgtactagtcggcgactacagcacaatgataagcaagggtcgaatccacagggacggtgttatatctaatccaaatttatacttgtatttacgtatggacaatgcaaacaaaagtaaagttcaactcaagattgtttggttgggtaattaaactaaaacaataaaatagtAAAGtacttttggtattttctttgaataaggatgtaactaatgcaaatgagataaacaccaaagctttggaatcccccttgggaaataacttgcgatgacacaaattcacacacatatttgctaattcgggcataacgaatccgtacctaagtcggttttagcgcacttaagccaaatctccctaaaatcgattactagccatcttattggtctaggtcggatattcctaaatacattctagccatcttattggtctaaacatgcatagaaattcatggagttctatggagattaggattcatacaaattgtcacctaattaaagggagacacattcataatcaagtgtttcaagaagcataatctacttgacatattattgtctaagcaaattctccaaacaatttcatccaaaaacctaaagtgttggccaaacaccacaagcatgaagaaattgcaatcaaacatagaaacacaagatttatacccaaatcaactcatatatatgtaaatcaagtcataaacaaagtcatcaaacccaaggcttcaacctagccttggcacaagagatttagttacacataatgagagaaaaacacaaaaggagagatgcgaaaatcatgaataaacccaattagttgagtagatccaagttgagctgaagaatctcttctcctagctccaagagtcgccttccccctctggtttcgctccccagaaaatcagttctaggtctaaaagtcCCCAcaactcggacaaatcgcgacttaaaacatcccagaaaattgctttttgcgcctaggcgcgttgttttcacgcctaggcgcaccacgcctaggcacacgcctaggcgcaatcctaggcgtgcacaacttcaaattcaagtccaactctgcctaggcgcacgcctaggcgcgttacccctagacacatgattcaaatgaccataacttctccatatgacctccgatgtgcatgattttagattctacggaaagcttgagatgtctagtttccaatgccttttgttgcgctcgattccaataatatgacagaaagttatggctatttgaacacacgaaggtcggtggacattttcttcaattcagccatttttccgtcgcttttcatccaaaccgcaatcaacctatcaaaatacaaatcaacacataaatacactcattatttatcaaaagaaagcttaagagggggatatttctaccaaaaacaataggtattatcatacctatcacacATACAAGACCGGATCTTGCATATGCATTAAGCATTATCAGTCAATTTATGCATAACCCTGGAGAGCAACATATGAATGCAGTGATGCGTGTGTTGAGGTACTTAAAGGCTACTCCTGGAAAGGGTATTCTATTTACTAAAAATGAAGACCATCGAAGCATAGATGCATATACGGACGCTGATTGGGCTGGAGGAGTAGATGACAGACGCTCCACTTCAGGATACTTCACCTTTGTTGGGGGTAATCTTATTACATGGAGaagcaagaaacagaatgttGTTGCACGCTCAAGTGCGGAAGCTGAATATAGAGGAATGACACTCGGAATATGTGAAGCATTATGGTTACGATTTCTCTTGAGTGATTTAGGATATCCACATAGCAAACCAATTCAGTTATATTGCGACAATAAAGCCGCACGTGATACTGCTCATAATCCGGTTCAACATGATCGTACCAAGCACGTGGAGATAGACAGATTCTTTATCAAGGAGAAGTTAGATGAGAAAATTGTAGAGGTACCTGAGATACGATCTGAAGATCAGCTGGCTGATATTCTCACGAAAGCTGTTTCAAATCAGGTGTTCCCAAGATTTTTGGGCAAGTTGGGAATGCATGACATctatgcaccaacttgaggggaaGTGTTACAAAGTCAATGATTTGTATGATTTGTATAGGAGTGATTGTAGGATAATCAATGTTACAAAGTCAATAGGAGTGATTGTAGGCGTGATTGTAGGAGTCAATCAATCACTTTATGTATAAAATAGTACTACCTCTGTAATATAAAAAGGGTGAGATCAATCAATATATGTAACTAATCTTCTCTTGGATATTCCTTTCAAGTTATTCAACACGTCAATACACACTTCTTTTATACTATCCTGTACACAACTTGGTACTGGTGTTTAGCATCTCAACTCTCAAAACCATGCATATTCACCCTTTCAATAAAGAAACCTCTTTAGTCTTATCTATGATACATATCAATATAAGATGGGAACATCCCCACTGGCCAGAAATTACCAAGCTGACAGGACCAGAAACCACAAATTGGTGATTACATAAGAATAGCAGAACAAGGATTTGAGGAGGGGGGATGAACTGGCATTTCATTGGGGATCATTTGGGCTAATATCATTTTCCGTGAGTTCCTCAGCCTCTTCATCCTCACTGCTCTCCGGCTCATTGGCTGAAGGTAGATGGCTATCGTCTAGAGGTTGTCCCTCGCTATCTCCAGTTGCTTGTTGTGGTGCAGGAGAGACTGAACCCATTTCTTGCTCGGACATCAAGCTTGTAAGACCATTTTCCTTAAGATAGATCTCCAGTGGCAGGTTTGCTACTTGAAGAAGACTCATCATGCTCACTCGGGGTAACCCAACTCTTAGTTCATCCCCACGGTCAGGATGGCAATTTAAGTCTAAGTTCACCTGGCCAGTTTCAGCCAATTTGTGCAAGGAATTTTCGTTTTGGCATTTGGACTCTAGCTCATTCGTTGACTTGGTTTCGTTCTCTGACGGATCCAGGTGCAGGGATCCATGCTTAGACAAGCTGTCTACTTCTGTTTCATCTTTGGAGCCCCAAATTTGCTGATTCCTCTGAGCAATCTCTGCTTCACGCTCTGATTGACGCTTCTTCTTCCGCATCATTAGGGTTTTAAAACGGCGTTTAACAGTCATGCAGACATTGCATGTGCATGTAGGTTTGTGCTTGCCCTTCCCGCTTGGGGGCTGGATGCACACTATACATGAACAGCCAGGCCGATGCCTAGGGTGTCTGGTTGTGGTTGCAACTGTGGTCGTGCCTGGGTCGCCCTCATTACCTCCAAGAATTGCAGCATTGGCCAAGGCATCCAAGCCAGAAGATTCATGCTCCTGGGTAGGCCTATAGCTTGTAACTGTTTTGCATTTCTTGAAATCTGTTCAACAATGAGGTTATCAAGCATCGAACAATATGGTAGTGACACTTTCTTGTTATTAGAAAATTAGTTTTAACAATATAAATTCAATCTAAAGAGAAATCTATGAGTAATTCTAACTGGCGACTCCATATGGACATACAAAGGAAAACGAACACCGATACTATCATAGGATGATAAAACATGTCACGCATGTGAAAGCACTTACAAGGGCAcctaacttatatatatatatatatatatatatatacaaatatatatatataagggcaCCTAGGACCAAAATGATCATCAGATCATGTGTGTTCACATTTTTATCAGAATCATGGAGTAAGCTTCACTCATTAATAGAATATCTGTTAGAATGGTTGGCATTGATCAACCTGTACTGGCAGAAGTAAATACCATACCAAAGATACAGTCAAGTCCACAAATATTTGAAGTATATGAAAGGTGAAATTTATCCATGTTTCTGATACTTTTAGCGAAAAGCCAAAGGATaaaagaactaagtaaaacatTGCCAACTCCGTGTCAGGTATGATcataaaacacaaattcaaGTACGATTACTTGTAACGTAAAGATAAGTATCTAAATGTGGCAATTGACAGGAGGTTGCTAGTCACATCACTTTTGTCATGGATGGTACAAACTCCAACAAGCTTTACTCATGTGCACTACCATGCATAGTGAAGCTTTAGATCAATGGAAAGAAATCT of Tripterygium wilfordii isolate XIE 37 chromosome 13, ASM1340144v1, whole genome shotgun sequence contains these proteins:
- the LOC120013056 gene encoding probable serine/threonine-protein kinase PBL1 translates to MGCFTALRSKKKKHDRSVSIKRVSPKEHSPTTLPVPQVPTRSLQSAPPSFRTRAKPVQPVHRVTNNRARALSAPSTLDAAEQDALSSAEYDGQEDSKSRAGMAKEQRSQSPQPLPLPSPQVSGTLKASGSFKVGNSSGPLFASGPLPLPPSGALRNFSYEEVASACHNFSSERCMSEGLSSIMYTASFGDDPSCSKKFEATVTRLHPSTQGLKEFINEVNTLASLQHPNLCKLLGYHAREGSEQRLLVYERIFHGSLDRLLYGRSDGPPIDWNTRMKIALCAAQGLTFLHEEGPFQAMYNEFSTANVQIDKDFSAKLSGYGCVGHIPETEINSSVVVANLSVETLERGLLTPKSNVWSFGIVLLELLTGRKNLDSRRPKEERNLVKWSRPFLADDCRLSLIMDPQLKGRFPPKAARTVADIALRCLQKDPLERPTMRIVVENLKSIQDVKYSCRFPLQEPATISGKQMSRSPSLNGIISPAPRLSSSPSPPSGARASFYAGKLHALPPALPPRACSSTLSLEELERQEARKSASSTVRRASVEGF